The Microbacterium horticulturae genome has a window encoding:
- a CDS encoding DUF1801 domain-containing protein, with the protein MSTESSTKSGFSAEERSAMRQRAAEMKAQQRKGKSPEEKAALDRQELVDAIAGMDDSDRVIAQGIDDIVTEVAPQLGSKTWYGFPAYTRGGKVVLFFKPAAKFKDRYATLGFETNALLDDGQMWPTSYAILSLTADDEKRIAELVRRAAG; encoded by the coding sequence ATGAGCACAGAGTCATCCACCAAGTCCGGTTTCAGCGCGGAAGAGCGCTCAGCGATGCGGCAGCGTGCCGCCGAGATGAAGGCGCAGCAGCGCAAGGGCAAGTCGCCCGAAGAGAAGGCCGCGCTCGACCGGCAAGAGTTGGTCGACGCCATCGCGGGTATGGACGACAGCGACCGGGTCATCGCGCAGGGCATCGATGACATCGTGACCGAGGTCGCGCCGCAGCTCGGTTCGAAGACCTGGTACGGCTTCCCCGCCTACACGCGCGGAGGCAAGGTCGTGCTGTTCTTCAAGCCCGCTGCCAAGTTCAAGGATCGTTACGCCACCCTCGGGTTCGAGACCAACGCCCTGCTCGACGACGGACAGATGTGGCCGACGTCGTACGCGATCCTGTCGCTGACCGCCGACGACGAGAAGCGCATTGCCGAGCTCGTGCGCCGCGCGGCGGGCTGA
- a CDS encoding DUF1801 domain-containing protein, translating into MSTHETSAREEVDAIIAGAGGWRAEALATIRAVIISADPEIVEEIKWRKPSKPEGVATWTCRGNVCMADVLKKAVRLTFPRGARLDDPTGLFNARLDGSTVRAIDVFEGAQVDEGALRRLVLEAVAENRAG; encoded by the coding sequence ATGAGCACACACGAGACATCTGCCCGAGAAGAAGTCGACGCGATCATCGCCGGGGCCGGCGGGTGGCGGGCGGAGGCGCTCGCGACGATCCGCGCCGTCATCATCAGCGCCGACCCTGAGATCGTCGAGGAGATCAAGTGGCGCAAACCGTCGAAGCCCGAGGGGGTCGCCACATGGACCTGTCGGGGGAACGTCTGCATGGCGGACGTGCTGAAGAAGGCGGTGCGCCTGACGTTTCCCCGGGGCGCGCGGCTGGACGACCCGACGGGCCTCTTCAACGCGCGGCTAGACGGCAGCACCGTCCGTGCGATCGACGTCTTCGAGGGCGCACAGGTCGATGAGGGCGCGCTGCGCCGGCTCGTGCTCGAGGCGGTCGCGGAGAACCGGGCGGGGTGA